In Sulfuricurvum sp. IAE1, one DNA window encodes the following:
- the purH gene encoding bifunctional phosphoribosylaminoimidazolecarboxamide formyltransferase/IMP cyclohydrolase produces MKRALLSVSDKTNIALFAKSLIGLGYQIISTGGTYKLLREEGIDAIEIDEVTKFPECFEGRVKTLNPYIHGGILHRRDKQSHLDQAKELGVEAIDLVCVNLYPFKATIEKTDDFEEIIENIDIGGPAMVRSAAKNFDSVVIVTDPSDYSLVLNAIENGLNSVEFRRDLMIKAYEHTAAYDGMIANYMNKRFNNGMGAKQFIVGNKVMDTRYGENPHQKGALYEFDAFFTQNFKTLKGEASFNNLTDISGAVKIAAAFGDENAVCIVKHGNPCGFAIRDNLLDAYTEALKCDPVSAFGGVVAVNGVVTKELAEKMNEMFLEVIIAGRIDEEAQKVFEPKKRLKLFEYGAERIVLSNDAVDFKHIDGGFVFQDADKVADDEVKNAKLVTKHTASAQELKDAEIAYKVASLTKSNCVVYVKNGAMVAVGMGMTSRVDAARCALKKAEEMGLDVSGSALASEAFFPFRDSIDAAAGAGVKTVIQPGGSVRDDEVIAAADEHGMALYFTGIRHFLH; encoded by the coding sequence ATGAAGCGCGCTTTGCTCAGTGTAAGCGACAAAACGAATATCGCTCTGTTCGCGAAATCCCTGATCGGCCTGGGGTACCAGATCATTTCGACGGGAGGAACCTACAAACTTCTCCGTGAAGAGGGGATCGATGCGATCGAAATCGACGAAGTGACCAAATTCCCCGAATGTTTCGAGGGACGGGTGAAAACCCTCAACCCCTATATCCACGGGGGGATTCTTCACCGCCGCGACAAACAGTCGCACCTCGACCAGGCGAAAGAACTGGGCGTCGAGGCGATCGATCTGGTGTGCGTCAACCTCTATCCGTTCAAAGCGACGATCGAGAAAACCGACGATTTCGAAGAGATCATCGAAAACATCGACATCGGCGGCCCGGCAATGGTCCGTTCGGCGGCAAAAAACTTTGACAGCGTCGTGATCGTGACCGATCCAAGCGATTATTCGCTCGTCCTCAATGCGATCGAAAACGGCCTCAACAGCGTCGAATTCCGCCGTGACCTGATGATCAAGGCGTACGAACATACCGCCGCGTACGATGGCATGATCGCCAACTACATGAACAAACGCTTCAACAACGGCATGGGTGCCAAACAGTTTATCGTCGGGAACAAGGTGATGGATACCCGTTACGGCGAAAATCCGCACCAGAAAGGGGCGTTGTACGAATTCGACGCGTTTTTCACCCAAAACTTCAAAACCCTCAAAGGGGAAGCAAGCTTCAACAACCTCACCGACATCAGCGGCGCGGTGAAGATTGCGGCTGCATTCGGAGATGAAAACGCCGTCTGTATCGTCAAACACGGTAACCCGTGCGGTTTTGCGATCCGCGACAACCTGCTTGACGCCTATACCGAAGCGCTCAAATGCGATCCCGTCTCCGCTTTCGGCGGCGTCGTCGCGGTGAACGGCGTGGTTACCAAAGAGCTCGCCGAAAAGATGAACGAGATGTTCCTCGAAGTGATCATCGCCGGCCGGATCGACGAAGAGGCCCAAAAAGTGTTCGAACCGAAAAAACGTCTCAAACTTTTCGAATACGGTGCGGAGCGTATCGTCCTGAGCAACGACGCGGTCGATTTCAAACATATCGACGGCGGATTCGTATTCCAGGATGCCGACAAGGTTGCCGACGATGAGGTGAAAAATGCCAAACTCGTGACCAAGCACACGGCAAGCGCGCAGGAGCTTAAAGACGCCGAAATCGCTTACAAGGTAGCTTCTCTGACCAAATCAAACTGCGTCGTTTACGTCAAAAACGGTGCGATGGTGGCGGTCGGCATGGGGATGACCTCACGTGTCGACGCGGCCCGCTGCGCCCTCAAAAAAGCCGAAGAGATGGGGCTGGACGTCAGCGGTTCGGCACTGGCCAGTGAAGCGTTTTTCCCGTTTCGCGATTCGATCGACGCGGCCGCGGGTGCGGGAGTCAAAACCGTTATCCAGCCGGGCGGCTCGGTTCGGGACGACGAGGTGATCGCTGCCGCCGACGAGCACGGCATGGCCCTCTATTTCACCGGCATTCGCCATTTCCTCCACTAA
- a CDS encoding ABC transporter permease has translation MRSTSPATVTVVSEGIKTRLVCRGDWTLPNICDAARTLEQFRPLTSVEWDVREVCDVDSAGMALWHLYDRSFRENGIESTLIGADVNRTKLYRLLYPHPIQDTPPPAEPSWLYRVGFQTHRHLTGVMNFLEFLGEAFVLLFYTLRYPSKIRWHAIGAHVRTTGAQALPIIAISAFLIGVVIAYQSIVQLQKFGADIFIVDTIGISLTRELAPLITAIVVAGRSGSAFTAQVGAMKMTQEIDAMRTMGFNPFVFLVWPRVLALMMVMPLLIFFADIVGIFGGMVIASTQSHISFTEFIHRLQNALALKHYVIGIVKGPFFAFLIAMVSLYRGFQVSMNTESIGHYTTKSVVNSIFLVIACDAVFSVLLTELRL, from the coding sequence ATGCGAAGCACATCCCCGGCAACCGTCACCGTTGTGAGCGAAGGTATCAAAACCCGCCTGGTATGCCGGGGGGATTGGACGCTTCCCAATATTTGCGACGCGGCCCGTACCCTTGAGCAGTTTCGTCCGCTAACGTCCGTCGAATGGGACGTGCGTGAAGTATGCGACGTCGATTCGGCCGGAATGGCCCTGTGGCATCTCTACGACCGTTCATTTCGGGAGAACGGCATCGAATCGACCCTCATCGGAGCGGACGTTAACCGGACCAAACTTTACCGTCTCCTTTACCCCCATCCGATCCAAGACACCCCTCCTCCCGCCGAGCCGTCATGGCTTTACAGGGTAGGATTCCAAACCCATCGTCACCTCACAGGCGTCATGAATTTTCTCGAGTTTTTAGGAGAGGCTTTCGTATTGCTGTTCTACACATTGCGGTATCCTTCGAAAATCCGCTGGCATGCGATCGGCGCGCACGTTCGGACGACCGGGGCGCAGGCTCTGCCGATCATCGCGATCAGCGCTTTTCTGATCGGGGTGGTCATCGCATACCAAAGTATCGTGCAGCTTCAGAAATTCGGGGCCGACATCTTCATCGTCGATACGATCGGCATTTCCCTCACCCGTGAACTGGCACCCCTTATAACGGCGATCGTCGTCGCCGGGCGCAGCGGTTCGGCCTTTACGGCACAGGTCGGAGCGATGAAAATGACGCAGGAGATCGACGCCATGAGAACGATGGGGTTCAACCCGTTCGTTTTTCTAGTATGGCCCCGCGTGCTTGCCCTCATGATGGTGATGCCCCTGCTGATTTTTTTCGCCGATATCGTCGGTATTTTCGGCGGTATGGTGATCGCCTCGACCCAGTCGCACATCAGTTTCACCGAATTCATCCATCGGCTCCAAAACGCCCTCGCCCTCAAACATTACGTTATCGGAATCGTCAAAGGACCGTTTTTTGCCTTTCTGATTGCAATGGTGAGCCTTTACCGGGGATTCCAGGTATCGATGAATACCGAAAGCATCGGCCACTATACGACCAAGAGCGTCGTCAATTCGATTTTTCTTGTTATCGCGTGCGATGCCGTTTTCTCGGTACTCCTGACGGAGCTGAGATTATGA
- a CDS encoding ABC-type transport auxiliary lipoprotein family protein, whose product MQRSLLLFLGALTFAGCSLNSPASSVYTILPLPEASPDISAPRHGGTVKLAPTRTLPSLGTKSLRYLRPQGESGEYLYSRWSDAPALLIERTLVSSLQNKKLYAAVLPPGSAAAPSHLLESDLTSFEHRFRPNGGSEGYIDMTYRLVDPKTKQTLASKRFQIVAAAATDDAKGGVDALSRATRELARQSTEWLADYLQEKP is encoded by the coding sequence ATGCAACGATCCCTCCTTTTGTTTCTCGGCGCATTGACGTTTGCGGGATGTTCGCTGAACTCCCCCGCAAGCAGTGTCTACACGATTCTGCCCCTGCCGGAGGCTTCCCCCGACATCTCAGCACCGCGCCATGGGGGAACGGTTAAACTCGCCCCGACCCGTACCCTCCCCTCGCTGGGCACGAAGAGCCTTCGCTATCTGCGTCCGCAGGGGGAATCAGGCGAATACCTCTACAGCCGATGGAGCGATGCCCCCGCTTTGCTGATCGAACGGACGCTGGTCTCATCGCTGCAAAACAAAAAACTCTACGCCGCGGTCCTTCCCCCCGGTTCGGCCGCCGCACCTTCGCACCTGCTCGAGTCGGATCTCACTTCCTTTGAGCACCGTTTTCGCCCCAATGGGGGGAGTGAAGGCTACATCGACATGACCTATCGCCTCGTCGATCCGAAAACCAAACAGACGCTTGCTTCCAAACGGTTTCAAATCGTCGCTGCCGCCGCAACCGACGATGCCAAAGGTGGTGTCGACGCCCTCAGCCGCGCCACCCGCGAACTTGCCCGTCAGAGCACCGAATGGCTGGCGGACTATCTACAGGAGAAACCATGA
- a CDS encoding NGG1p interacting factor NIF3, with product MLYQLIVYVPAGDAENLKEALFAAGAGKYENYDRCSWECGGRGQFRPLRGANPAIGSIDTVEYVEEIKIETLCSVENLKKVLRALKENHPYEEPAYGVIELKTLEDFK from the coding sequence ATGCTGTACCAACTGATCGTCTACGTCCCTGCCGGGGATGCTGAAAATCTTAAAGAAGCACTGTTTGCAGCAGGTGCCGGCAAATACGAAAATTATGACCGTTGCAGCTGGGAGTGCGGCGGCAGGGGACAATTCCGGCCGCTTCGGGGAGCGAATCCCGCCATCGGAAGCATCGATACGGTTGAATACGTCGAAGAGATCAAAATCGAAACGCTCTGCTCGGTCGAAAATCTCAAAAAGGTTTTACGGGCATTAAAAGAGAACCATCCCTACGAGGAACCGGCTTACGGGGTTATCGAACTGAAAACGCTGGAAGATTTTAAATAG
- a CDS encoding c-type cytochrome, whose protein sequence is MKKSASCFLAALVAVGMMSTAASADVKKGQKAYLKTCKNCHGSGTKGAAMHTQDEWDDLFANGAAKIIKAHANDKSAAYFNGDLFKSQAQDLRDFLFEYGSDSGNVPSCG, encoded by the coding sequence ATGAAAAAGTCTGCTTCATGCTTTCTTGCTGCACTTGTAGCGGTAGGAATGATGAGTACAGCCGCATCTGCGGATGTCAAAAAAGGGCAAAAAGCCTATTTGAAAACCTGTAAAAACTGCCACGGCAGCGGTACAAAAGGTGCTGCGATGCATACTCAGGACGAGTGGGATGACCTTTTCGCCAACGGTGCGGCAAAAATCATCAAAGCGCACGCAAACGACAAATCGGCGGCTTACTTCAACGGCGATCTGTTCAAAAGCCAGGCTCAAGACCTGCGCGACTTCCTGTTCGAATACGGTTCGGATTCAGGAAACGTTCCTTCTTGCGGCTGA
- a CDS encoding methylenetetrahydrofolate reductase has protein sequence MFESFIRKLRNETYITLETTPSRSARFAPTVDKIESLGLQHLVDGFSTTDNPLAKLKYNALFAAQMLQNRFGLPVLATMSMRDRNRIALQSDLLGANEADVRAILALTGDSAHYSDQPHAKGVFEANSKLLLDIIATLNAGTDMAGQKLLSPVQEIYPFAVTDAYAKSAATLQKKMSKKVSHGAIGVISQPVYDLENARKLLEMMENANAEHSAASVLVLGYFPITKLRTARFLDENVPGIFVPQGWVEALEAAAARSPEEEYRVGFDLSKNLFEELKALHPKIHIMTANQFELAKAILS, from the coding sequence TTGTTCGAATCATTCATCCGTAAACTCCGAAACGAGACCTACATCACCCTCGAAACCACACCGTCGCGTTCGGCCCGCTTCGCCCCAACGGTCGATAAAATCGAATCGCTCGGCCTACAGCACCTCGTCGACGGATTCAGTACGACCGACAACCCGCTGGCGAAACTCAAATACAACGCCCTCTTCGCCGCACAGATGCTCCAGAACCGCTTTGGCCTTCCGGTACTGGCCACCATGAGCATGCGCGACCGCAACCGTATCGCGCTGCAGTCTGACCTGCTGGGGGCCAACGAGGCCGACGTCCGTGCGATCCTCGCCCTCACCGGGGACAGCGCCCACTATTCTGACCAGCCTCACGCCAAAGGGGTTTTCGAAGCCAACAGCAAACTCCTCCTCGACATCATCGCCACCCTCAACGCCGGCACCGATATGGCGGGGCAGAAACTCCTTTCCCCCGTACAGGAGATTTACCCCTTTGCCGTCACCGACGCCTACGCCAAAAGCGCCGCGACGCTGCAGAAGAAAATGTCCAAAAAAGTTTCGCACGGCGCGATCGGCGTTATCTCCCAGCCCGTTTACGATCTCGAAAACGCCCGGAAGCTGCTGGAAATGATGGAGAATGCCAACGCCGAGCACAGCGCCGCTTCGGTCCTCGTTCTGGGCTACTTCCCGATCACGAAACTTCGGACCGCACGCTTCCTCGACGAGAACGTCCCGGGAATCTTCGTCCCGCAAGGCTGGGTCGAAGCCCTCGAAGCCGCAGCGGCACGCAGTCCCGAAGAGGAGTACCGCGTGGGATTTGACCTCAGCAAAAACCTCTTCGAGGAGCTCAAAGCCCTCCACCCGAAAATCCATATCATGACGGCGAACCAGTTCGAACTGGCCAAGGCGATTTTGAGCTAA
- a CDS encoding MlaD family protein, translating to MESRYNYTFTGLFVVVFAMGLIAFAFWLGKYGQDEHDYRRFHVYITESVSGLAPEAAVKYNGVDVGKVESIRINPRNNEEVELILKIKKETPIKTDSYAVLKFYGITGLAFIEITGGSNNAPLLMENGQRASVIPSRPSLITRLDESLSNVANKLSQTLDRADRLFDDRNIENVRQSLEHLRSLSAQIDGYQKEIKTILERSAALESNASEALGSMKNAAGSVKQTSDNLNTLVQTKMTATLDSLHKTSIRSDALIHKLETSLDRGDYDLKSIASPTAAELSELISQTKTLTQEMETTIRELRESPSDLLFKKTPHKPGPGE from the coding sequence ATGGAATCTCGTTATAACTACACCTTCACGGGCCTTTTCGTCGTCGTGTTCGCCATGGGGCTCATCGCGTTCGCGTTCTGGCTGGGGAAATACGGTCAGGACGAACACGATTATCGGCGTTTCCATGTCTACATTACCGAGTCGGTCTCGGGACTCGCCCCCGAAGCGGCGGTCAAATACAACGGTGTCGACGTCGGAAAAGTCGAATCGATCCGGATCAATCCCCGCAATAACGAAGAGGTCGAACTTATCCTGAAAATCAAAAAAGAGACCCCCATCAAAACCGATTCGTACGCGGTGCTGAAATTCTACGGCATCACGGGGCTGGCGTTCATCGAGATCACGGGAGGCTCCAACAACGCCCCCTTGCTGATGGAAAACGGCCAGCGCGCTTCCGTCATCCCCTCGCGCCCCTCGCTCATTACGCGGCTGGACGAATCGCTGAGCAACGTCGCCAACAAACTTTCCCAGACCCTTGACCGCGCCGACCGCCTTTTCGATGACCGCAACATCGAAAACGTCCGGCAAAGCCTCGAACATCTCCGCTCGCTAAGCGCACAGATCGACGGATACCAAAAAGAGATCAAGACGATCCTCGAACGGAGTGCCGCGCTCGAATCAAACGCTTCCGAAGCACTCGGAAGCATGAAAAACGCCGCCGGAAGCGTGAAACAGACCTCGGATAACCTCAATACGCTGGTGCAGACGAAAATGACCGCAACACTCGATTCACTCCACAAAACGTCGATCCGCAGCGACGCGCTGATCCATAAACTCGAAACGTCGCTGGACCGAGGTGACTACGATCTCAAATCGATTGCTTCCCCTACCGCCGCCGAGCTTAGCGAGCTGATTTCCCAGACCAAAACGCTCACCCAGGAGATGGAGACGACGATCCGGGAGCTGCGCGAAAGTCCTTCGGATCTTCTTTTCAAAAAAACACCCCACAAACCCGGTCCAGGAGAATAA
- a CDS encoding 6-phosphofructokinase, translating into MNQNIAILCSGGDVSGMNPALKRFVEYAFANNLNPFFVYHGYEGLIDDRIVPAGYSDVSGIITRGGTKIGSARSERFKESSYRRVAAENLRKRGISMLVVLGGDGSFRGMEQFYKESGIAFCGIPSTIDNDINGTDYCLGVDTALGVIRNAIDQIRDTASSFRRAFVVETMGRNCGYLALVSALTSGAELCLIPEIPVDIEEYKECFASQTSSGRDYFIAVVSEALNASSTVAEWFERELGFEARVNVLGHTQRGGNPSVYDRLMAYRFVTYAIDALLAGKTDSVICYTKSHFVFRTIDEVALHPYRLDEELLSLGRGQFLPSRCQR; encoded by the coding sequence ATGAATCAAAACATCGCGATCCTCTGCTCGGGAGGAGACGTTTCGGGGATGAATCCTGCCCTCAAACGCTTCGTCGAGTATGCGTTTGCCAATAATTTAAATCCTTTTTTCGTATACCACGGCTACGAGGGGCTCATCGACGACCGGATCGTTCCGGCCGGATATTCGGACGTATCGGGGATCATCACCCGGGGAGGAACGAAAATCGGTTCGGCCCGTTCCGAACGGTTCAAAGAGAGCAGCTACCGCAGGGTCGCCGCGGAGAACCTCCGCAAACGTGGCATTTCCATGCTCGTCGTACTCGGGGGAGATGGAAGTTTCCGCGGGATGGAACAGTTTTACAAAGAGAGCGGCATCGCTTTTTGCGGGATCCCCTCAACCATCGACAACGACATCAACGGAACCGATTACTGTCTGGGAGTCGATACCGCCCTGGGAGTGATCCGTAACGCGATCGACCAGATCCGCGATACGGCGTCATCATTCCGACGCGCCTTCGTTGTCGAAACGATGGGACGAAACTGCGGCTACCTTGCCCTTGTCTCGGCTCTTACTTCGGGGGCGGAGTTGTGCCTGATTCCCGAAATTCCGGTTGACATAGAGGAGTACAAAGAGTGTTTCGCGTCCCAAACGTCGTCCGGAAGGGATTATTTTATCGCTGTTGTATCCGAAGCGCTGAACGCTTCGTCGACGGTTGCCGAATGGTTTGAGCGTGAGCTCGGCTTCGAAGCCCGGGTGAATGTACTGGGGCATACCCAGCGCGGCGGAAACCCGAGCGTCTATGATCGCTTGATGGCCTACCGTTTTGTTACCTACGCCATCGACGCCCTCCTTGCGGGAAAAACCGATTCGGTCATCTGTTATACCAAAAGCCACTTCGTATTCCGCACGATCGACGAAGTCGCGTTACACCCCTACCGTCTCGACGAGGAGCTGCTTAGTCTCGGGCGCGGGCAATTTCTTCCATCGCGCTGTCAAAGGTAG
- a CDS encoding D-alanyl-D-alanine carboxypeptidase family protein, whose translation MIIKRFSALLFTFSLSLYGDINKAELSKLEVEALIVKDLSAKQTLYAKEPFKEVQPASLTKVMTAILAIERGNLAQPVTITREMTRVEPTIAGYRRGDVIRLEDLIKAAMIKSDNDAAKAIAIAVGGSEERFVEMMNAKARAIGMNHTRFTNPCGYDTKGHYSTPKDLLKMAEYAIQNRKFNEISKMNEHRYRALNKNREFYAYTHNRLLNRYQYAVGIKTGYTAKAGPCLIARAKKDGKDCVIVMMNAKGDRWKTAKSIFEQVLNS comes from the coding sequence ATGATCATCAAACGCTTTAGCGCACTCTTATTTACTTTTTCTCTCAGCCTGTACGGCGATATCAACAAAGCCGAGCTTAGCAAGCTCGAAGTCGAAGCCCTCATAGTCAAGGACCTCAGCGCCAAGCAGACCCTCTACGCCAAGGAACCGTTCAAGGAGGTTCAGCCCGCCAGCCTGACGAAAGTAATGACGGCGATTCTGGCGATCGAGCGCGGAAACCTCGCGCAGCCGGTGACGATCACGCGGGAAATGACTCGGGTCGAGCCCACCATCGCAGGATACCGGAGAGGCGATGTGATCCGACTGGAGGATCTCATCAAGGCGGCGATGATCAAATCGGACAACGATGCGGCCAAGGCGATCGCTATCGCCGTGGGGGGGAGCGAGGAACGGTTCGTCGAAATGATGAACGCCAAGGCCAGGGCGATCGGGATGAACCATACCCGTTTTACCAACCCTTGCGGATACGATACGAAAGGGCATTACTCGACCCCCAAAGACCTGCTCAAAATGGCGGAATACGCGATCCAAAACCGCAAATTCAACGAAATCAGCAAAATGAACGAGCATCGATACCGTGCCCTCAATAAGAACCGTGAGTTTTACGCCTATACGCACAACCGCCTCCTCAACCGCTATCAGTACGCGGTCGGGATCAAAACGGGTTATACCGCCAAAGCGGGACCGTGTCTCATCGCCCGGGCGAAAAAAGACGGAAAAGACTGCGTGATCGTGATGATGAACGCCAAGGGAGACCGCTGGAAAACGGCTAAATCGATTTTCGAACAGGTTCTCAACAGTTAA
- a CDS encoding TIGR01777 family oxidoreductase, with product MKIVICGMSGFVGSALEKYFRGKGDEVHALSIRDCTDADIIASGVEGSDVLINLAGANILGRWTHEYKQLLRQSRWETTEKIVSGIKRCARPPRVFLNASAVGIYDSFHQHDEHSRHTADDFLADLVRGWESAAMKAQSEQTRVCLMRFGVVYGNGGGAMAKMLPPFRLGLGGKMGDGYQMISWIHLADLVRACEFLIEHPQIEGVVNFTALEPISNLAQTKAMSRILQRPAFFDLPAWLVKLIFGEGSCVMLDSKEVYPRRLQEAGFTFLYPTFDSAMEEIARARD from the coding sequence ATGAAAATAGTCATTTGCGGTATGAGCGGCTTTGTAGGAAGCGCGTTGGAAAAGTATTTTCGAGGGAAAGGTGATGAAGTTCATGCATTGAGCATTCGGGACTGCACGGATGCCGATATAATTGCTTCGGGAGTGGAAGGATCGGACGTACTTATCAATTTGGCGGGAGCGAATATCCTCGGGAGATGGACCCATGAATATAAACAGCTACTTCGTCAAAGCCGGTGGGAAACGACCGAAAAGATCGTCAGCGGCATCAAACGGTGCGCGCGGCCTCCGCGTGTTTTCCTGAATGCTTCGGCAGTAGGAATCTATGACAGTTTCCATCAGCATGACGAACACTCGCGTCATACGGCGGATGATTTTCTGGCTGATCTTGTCCGTGGATGGGAAAGTGCGGCGATGAAGGCACAGTCGGAGCAAACACGGGTGTGCCTGATGCGTTTTGGGGTGGTTTACGGCAACGGCGGGGGGGCAATGGCCAAGATGCTTCCTCCGTTTCGCTTGGGGCTCGGGGGAAAAATGGGGGACGGATACCAGATGATTTCGTGGATACATCTGGCCGATCTCGTCCGCGCGTGCGAGTTCTTGATCGAACATCCACAGATTGAAGGGGTCGTTAATTTTACCGCGCTCGAGCCCATCAGCAACCTGGCACAGACCAAAGCGATGAGCCGTATTCTTCAGCGCCCCGCCTTTTTTGACCTTCCCGCATGGCTGGTGAAACTCATTTTCGGGGAAGGATCGTGCGTGATGCTCGATTCCAAAGAGGTGTACCCCCGCCGTTTGCAGGAAGCGGGGTTTACGTTTTTATACCCTACCTTTGACAGCGCGATGGAAGAAATTGCCCGCGCCCGAGACTAA
- a CDS encoding ABC transporter ATP-binding protein has product MKKALITVRDVVTAFDDNLVHDHVSCTVYENEIYALLGGSGSGKSTLLREMIMLERPRSGRIEVLGYDLARLSYEEAQNLRGKWGVLFQSGALYSSLTVGENIALLYHEYTRLPPKLVRELVKLKIDLVGLPPHAVHLYPAQLSGGMVKRAALARALALDPKLLFLDEPTSGLDPLSSRQFDTLIRELRDLLGLTVVLVTHDLDTIHHIVDRFTLLGDKKAIAEGTLSEVLGVSHPIVDYFFQKGTHGISL; this is encoded by the coding sequence ATGAAAAAAGCCCTCATTACCGTCCGAGACGTCGTTACGGCATTCGATGACAATCTGGTACACGATCATGTCAGCTGTACCGTTTACGAAAACGAAATCTATGCTCTGCTTGGGGGAAGCGGGTCAGGTAAATCGACCCTGTTACGGGAGATGATCATGCTCGAACGCCCCCGCAGCGGCCGGATCGAGGTACTCGGGTACGACCTCGCGCGCCTCTCGTACGAAGAGGCCCAAAACCTTCGCGGAAAATGGGGGGTTTTGTTTCAGTCCGGAGCCCTCTATTCGTCGTTGACGGTCGGTGAAAATATTGCGCTGCTCTACCATGAATACACCCGACTCCCGCCCAAACTGGTCCGTGAGCTCGTCAAGCTCAAAATCGACCTAGTCGGCCTCCCCCCTCACGCCGTCCATCTCTACCCCGCCCAGCTCAGCGGCGGCATGGTCAAGCGGGCCGCGCTCGCACGGGCACTCGCCCTCGACCCCAAATTGCTTTTTCTCGACGAGCCCACATCGGGGCTCGATCCGCTGAGCTCGCGCCAATTCGATACCCTCATCCGGGAACTCCGCGACCTTTTGGGGCTGACGGTGGTTCTGGTTACCCACGATTTGGATACCATACACCACATCGTCGACCGTTTCACCCTCCTGGGGGACAAAAAGGCGATTGCCGAGGGAACACTCTCTGAAGTGCTTGGCGTCTCCCATCCGATCGTGGATTATTTTTTTCAGAAGGGGACACATGGAATCTCGTTATAA
- a CDS encoding DNA-deoxyinosine glycosylase, translating to MSLYRHPFEPIIDEHTRVLFLGSFPSIASFEQSFYYAHPRNAFWPILESIFGVSLCSNEEKKIFCLEKGIGLWDVIGSCERSNSSDTNLKKCVPNDFADLRERYPGIRRIGCTGKKSFDLFMKYYGRSGIEAVQLPSTSPAHASMKREEKERIYKAFLEDNGIL from the coding sequence ATGAGTCTGTACCGTCACCCATTTGAACCGATCATCGACGAGCACACGCGGGTATTGTTTTTAGGAAGTTTCCCCAGTATCGCGTCGTTCGAACAATCGTTTTATTACGCCCATCCACGCAATGCGTTCTGGCCGATCCTGGAGTCAATTTTCGGCGTCTCGCTCTGCTCCAACGAAGAGAAAAAAATATTTTGTCTTGAAAAAGGGATCGGATTGTGGGATGTGATCGGCAGCTGTGAGCGGAGCAATTCGAGCGATACGAATCTCAAAAAATGTGTTCCCAACGATTTCGCGGATCTGAGGGAACGATACCCCGGCATCCGCAGAATCGGGTGCACGGGGAAAAAAAGCTTTGATCTGTTTATGAAATATTATGGTCGAAGCGGCATAGAAGCGGTGCAGCTCCCCTCCACCTCGCCGGCTCACGCGTCGATGAAAAGGGAAGAAAAAGAGAGGATTTACAAAGCCTTTCTCGAAGATAACGGGATTCTTTAA
- the serB gene encoding phosphoserine phosphatase SerB, with translation MIKLAVFDFDSTLMDGETIDFFAEALGIGAEVSAITERAMNGELDFFESLQQRVGLLKGLEFSKVEKICHNLPYMPGAAETIADLKARGIKVVCFSGGFRSATSHAKGILGYDADFSNVLHEKHGRLTGLVGGDMMFDFSKGDMLLRLQGLFGISPEETMVVGDGANDRSMFAHAGTRVAFCAKEILKKEANVIVETKDLTQIITKVF, from the coding sequence TTGATTAAGTTAGCGGTATTTGATTTCGATTCGACCTTGATGGACGGGGAAACGATCGATTTTTTTGCGGAAGCGCTGGGGATCGGTGCCGAGGTTTCGGCCATCACCGAACGGGCTATGAACGGTGAGCTCGATTTTTTCGAAAGCCTGCAGCAGCGGGTAGGGCTGTTGAAAGGGCTGGAGTTTTCCAAAGTGGAGAAGATCTGCCATAACCTCCCTTACATGCCTGGCGCGGCCGAGACCATCGCCGATCTCAAGGCACGGGGCATTAAAGTGGTCTGCTTTAGCGGGGGATTCCGCAGCGCGACGTCGCACGCAAAAGGAATCTTGGGGTACGACGCCGATTTCTCGAACGTCTTGCACGAGAAACACGGCCGTCTTACGGGGCTTGTAGGCGGCGACATGATGTTCGATTTCTCCAAAGGGGACATGCTGCTGCGGTTGCAGGGACTTTTCGGGATCAGTCCCGAAGAGACGATGGTGGTCGGGGACGGTGCGAACGATCGCTCGATGTTCGCCCATGCCGGGACGCGGGTGGCCTTTTGTGCCAAGGAGATCCTCAAAAAAGAGGCGAACGTTATCGTCGAGACGAAAGATTTGACGCAGATCATCACAAAGGTATTTTAA